In Marisediminicola antarctica, one DNA window encodes the following:
- a CDS encoding thioredoxin domain-containing protein: MKKRTPIIVVAGVAVAAGAILLAQSTTTDPAPVTAVGSSAAFQEYTPEAVSSATTDATVVLFFHATWCSTCKLLADDITANADSIPDDVQILLVDFDTATDLKQRYGVTLQHTLVQVDSNGDAIEQWHLTRTLGELLDSLV, encoded by the coding sequence ATGAAGAAGCGAACACCCATCATCGTCGTGGCAGGCGTCGCTGTCGCCGCTGGTGCCATCCTGCTCGCGCAGTCGACCACGACGGACCCGGCGCCCGTGACCGCTGTCGGCTCGTCCGCCGCGTTTCAGGAGTACACGCCGGAGGCGGTGTCGTCGGCGACTACTGACGCGACGGTGGTGCTGTTCTTCCATGCCACCTGGTGCTCCACCTGCAAGCTGCTCGCGGACGACATCACGGCCAATGCCGACAGCATCCCCGACGACGTGCAGATACTCCTCGTCGACTTCGACACCGCCACCGATCTGAAGCAGAGATACGGCGTCACCCTTCAACACACCCTTGTTCAGGTGGATTCGAACGGGGACGCCATCGAACAGTGGCACCTCACCCGAACCCTCGGCGAGTTGCTCGACTCGTTGGTCTAG
- a CDS encoding DUF3179 domain-containing (seleno)protein — translation MELLPLSLLAGVLTVLSPCVLPLLPVVLAGSAAGSKRAPYIVIGSLAVSVVVFTLLIKATTALLGVPSNVWLIVSGSLVAFIGASLAFPKIWDTISSRVGLQSAAGTLADRSANKTGTARSVLLGLSLGPVFTSCSPTYGLILAVVLPADTGEGIANIIAYTLGLSAVMLAVAMGGRSVTRRLGWATDPEGKFRRGLGVFLVIVGLLIATGTIRTIEAWLIDRGLLGAVVLEQGFLDSVGENEPPDAAEAEIPSFLRQSFPDTDWSKADPAIGQALSGGPPKDGIPAIDDPSFVPVAEFSNPDDVQALLVVGDTEVKAYPYNILVWHEIVNDTIDGTPIAVTFCPLCGSAVVFERMLPGGEATTFGVSGGLLESNMIMFDRVTETLWQQSTGMALAGQHYPHELELHPFQLLTVGEIKELYPEAVIQSDDTGYARDYSRNPYAGYDESGGFYFSPSEVDERYQAKEIFVAFTVNETRVAAPWLALENGRRYETDVDGERVALSKTDGELVISGADGTEIPFYFEMWFSWAVQNDDGVVFDPAG, via the coding sequence ATGGAACTTCTGCCACTGTCGCTGCTCGCGGGGGTGCTGACCGTTCTCTCGCCCTGTGTACTGCCGCTGCTGCCCGTGGTCCTCGCGGGCTCGGCGGCCGGGAGCAAGCGTGCGCCCTACATCGTGATCGGCAGCCTCGCGGTCTCCGTCGTGGTCTTCACCCTGCTCATCAAGGCGACCACGGCCCTGCTCGGCGTGCCGAGCAATGTGTGGCTGATCGTGTCAGGCAGCCTGGTCGCCTTCATCGGCGCCTCTCTGGCATTCCCGAAAATCTGGGACACCATCTCGAGCAGGGTGGGGCTGCAGTCGGCGGCCGGAACTCTCGCCGATCGCTCGGCGAACAAGACCGGCACGGCGCGCAGTGTGCTGCTCGGCCTCTCGCTCGGGCCGGTGTTTACCAGCTGTAGCCCGACCTACGGGCTCATCCTCGCGGTTGTGCTCCCGGCCGACACCGGTGAGGGCATCGCGAACATCATCGCGTACACGCTCGGTTTGAGCGCGGTCATGCTCGCGGTGGCGATGGGTGGGCGCTCGGTCACCAGGCGGCTCGGCTGGGCCACCGACCCCGAGGGCAAGTTTCGCCGGGGCCTCGGTGTGTTCCTCGTCATCGTGGGCCTGCTGATCGCCACCGGCACGATCAGGACTATCGAGGCCTGGCTGATCGACCGTGGTCTGCTCGGTGCGGTGGTGCTCGAGCAGGGCTTCCTCGATTCGGTGGGAGAGAACGAGCCGCCGGATGCCGCGGAGGCCGAGATACCGAGCTTCCTGCGGCAGTCGTTCCCCGACACGGACTGGTCGAAGGCTGATCCCGCGATCGGGCAGGCGCTGAGCGGAGGCCCCCCGAAAGACGGCATTCCGGCGATCGACGACCCGAGCTTTGTACCGGTCGCGGAGTTCAGCAACCCCGACGACGTGCAGGCGCTGCTGGTGGTCGGTGATACCGAGGTGAAGGCCTACCCCTACAACATCCTGGTGTGGCACGAGATCGTGAACGACACGATTGACGGCACCCCGATCGCCGTCACGTTCTGCCCGCTGTGCGGCAGCGCCGTCGTATTCGAGCGGATGCTGCCGGGCGGCGAAGCAACCACCTTCGGTGTCAGCGGTGGCCTCCTCGAGAGCAACATGATCATGTTCGATCGTGTGACCGAGACACTCTGGCAGCAGAGCACGGGCATGGCGCTCGCTGGGCAGCACTACCCTCACGAGCTCGAGCTGCACCCGTTCCAGTTGTTGACCGTCGGGGAGATCAAGGAGCTGTATCCCGAGGCAGTGATCCAGAGTGACGACACCGGCTATGCGCGCGACTACTCCCGCAACCCCTACGCGGGGTACGACGAGAGCGGGGGCTTCTACTTCAGCCCGAGCGAGGTCGATGAGCGGTACCAGGCCAAGGAGATCTTCGTCGCCTTCACGGTCAACGAAACGCGGGTGGCGGCCCCGTGGCTCGCCCTCGAGAACGGGCGCCGCTACGAGACGGATGTCGACGGAGAGCGGGTTGCCCTCAGCAAGACGGACGGCGAACTGGTGATCAGCGGGGCGGACGGCACCGAGATCCCCTTCTACTTCGAGATGTGGTTCAGCTGGGCAGTTCAGAACGACGACGGCGTGGTCTTCGATCCCGCGGGATAA
- a CDS encoding glucose 1-dehydrogenase, producing the protein MASDQYAFEDPSKKYADINPSAQYQAGPGLDSALNDTADHGEKSYRGLGRLAGRKALVTGGDSGIGAAVAIAYAREGADVAVSYLPEEEKDAQKVVALIEAAGQKAVALPGDLTDAAFCRELIAIAVKELGGLDILVNNAGKQQTVADLADLTDEQFDETFKTNVYAMFWLTKAALPHLGAGSTIINTTSIQAYSPSESLVDYASTKATINAFTKALAQQLAPKGIRVNAVAPGPIWTPLQTAGGQPTEALPEFGEATPLGRPGQPAELAPAYVFLASGESSYVVGETLNVNGGMPTP; encoded by the coding sequence ATCGCTTCCGACCAGTACGCCTTCGAAGACCCCTCCAAGAAGTACGCCGACATCAACCCGAGCGCCCAGTATCAGGCGGGCCCCGGCCTCGACTCCGCCCTGAACGACACCGCCGACCACGGTGAGAAGTCCTACCGGGGGCTCGGCCGTCTCGCTGGCCGCAAGGCTCTCGTCACCGGTGGGGACTCCGGCATCGGCGCGGCCGTCGCGATCGCCTACGCCAGAGAGGGGGCGGATGTCGCCGTGTCATACCTTCCCGAGGAGGAGAAGGATGCTCAGAAGGTCGTGGCCCTCATCGAGGCCGCCGGGCAGAAGGCCGTCGCGCTCCCGGGCGACCTCACCGACGCCGCGTTCTGCCGCGAGCTGATCGCCATCGCCGTGAAAGAACTCGGCGGCCTCGACATCCTCGTGAACAACGCAGGCAAGCAGCAGACGGTCGCCGACCTCGCCGATCTGACCGACGAGCAGTTCGACGAGACCTTCAAGACCAACGTCTACGCAATGTTCTGGCTCACCAAGGCGGCGCTGCCGCACCTGGGGGCCGGCTCGACGATCATCAACACGACGTCGATCCAGGCCTATTCCCCCTCGGAGAGCCTTGTCGACTATGCCTCGACCAAGGCGACGATCAACGCCTTCACGAAGGCGCTGGCGCAACAGCTTGCCCCCAAGGGAATCCGCGTCAACGCGGTGGCCCCCGGACCGATCTGGACCCCGCTGCAGACTGCGGGCGGTCAGCCGACCGAGGCGCTGCCGGAGTTCGGCGAGGCGACCCCGCTCGGCCGCCCCGGCCAGCCGGCGGAGCTTGCGCCGGCGTACGTGTTCCTCGCGTCGGGCGAGTCCAGCTACGTGGTCGGTGAGACGCTCAACGTCAACGGGGGAATGCCGACACCGTAG
- a CDS encoding ArsR/SmtB family transcription factor, whose protein sequence is MNADTRICGLSPDSQYVELAVEVFSMLADATRVRIILALRDQELSVNQLADAVDKPPAAVSQHLAKLRLARIVATRHEGNRVFYRLANEHARQLVADAIFQAEHALDIHPAHHRAEHPSSATGGTIANA, encoded by the coding sequence ATGAATGCAGATACGCGAATTTGCGGCTTGTCCCCTGACAGCCAGTACGTCGAGCTTGCCGTTGAGGTCTTCTCGATGCTGGCTGACGCGACTCGGGTTCGCATCATCCTCGCCCTCCGCGACCAAGAACTGTCGGTAAACCAACTGGCCGATGCCGTCGACAAGCCACCCGCCGCGGTCTCGCAGCACCTCGCAAAGCTGCGGCTCGCCAGGATCGTTGCGACGCGCCACGAGGGGAATCGAGTGTTTTACCGGCTTGCGAACGAGCACGCCCGGCAGCTGGTCGCAGACGCAATTTTCCAGGCCGAGCACGCCCTCGACATCCACCCGGCACACCACCGGGCCGAGCATCCGTCTTCCGCGACCGGCGGGACCATCGCCAATGCTTAG
- a CDS encoding MFS transporter: protein MLRVLRNSAYAKLFSAQIVALLGTGLLTVALGLLAFDIAGGDAGIVLGTALTIKMLAYVGLAPVIAAVTSHVPRKVLLVAADVLRAAIAISLPFVTEVWQIYVLIFVLQSASATFTPAFQAVIPEILRDERDYTRALSLSRLAYDTEALVSPFLAAVLLTVINYHNLFVGTFVGFVGSAILVLSTTFPAMRQAAPTPFAERLTRGARVFWCTPALRSLLAMNLVVASATAMVIVNTVVLVQGDLGRPQTDVALLLAAYGAGSMTVALALPAVLDALPDRAVMLGGAGALPIGLIAVAIATSLPTTTASWVALMTTWLYLGAATALILTPSARLLRRASNDTNRPAVFTAQFSLSHACFIVTYPAAGILGALIGLPSTALVLAGIAAIAATIAAIAWTPHDRGDRVDAPRSRRLPRADGSNRAVGDARP, encoded by the coding sequence ATGCTTAGGGTCCTTCGCAACAGCGCCTACGCGAAGCTGTTCAGCGCCCAGATTGTCGCACTGCTTGGAACGGGTCTGCTGACCGTTGCGCTCGGGCTGCTCGCGTTCGACATCGCCGGTGGCGACGCCGGCATCGTGCTCGGCACGGCGCTCACCATCAAAATGTTGGCGTATGTGGGCCTCGCTCCGGTGATCGCCGCGGTGACCAGCCACGTGCCACGGAAAGTGCTGCTCGTCGCTGCGGATGTGCTCCGCGCCGCGATCGCGATCAGCCTTCCCTTCGTCACAGAGGTCTGGCAGATCTACGTTCTGATCTTCGTGCTCCAGTCCGCATCGGCGACCTTCACCCCCGCGTTTCAAGCCGTGATCCCGGAGATCCTGCGGGATGAGCGGGACTACACCCGCGCGCTCTCGTTGTCGCGGCTTGCCTACGACACCGAAGCCCTCGTCAGTCCGTTCCTGGCCGCGGTGTTGCTCACCGTGATCAATTACCACAACCTGTTCGTCGGCACGTTCGTCGGGTTCGTTGGCTCGGCGATTCTGGTGCTTTCGACTACCTTCCCCGCAATGAGGCAGGCTGCGCCGACCCCGTTCGCGGAGCGACTCACTCGCGGCGCCAGAGTCTTCTGGTGCACCCCCGCATTGCGCAGCCTCCTCGCCATGAACCTCGTCGTCGCGTCGGCGACGGCCATGGTGATCGTGAACACCGTCGTACTGGTGCAGGGAGACCTCGGCCGACCCCAAACGGACGTCGCTCTACTGCTTGCCGCCTACGGCGCTGGGTCGATGACCGTGGCGCTCGCCCTCCCCGCGGTGCTGGATGCGTTGCCCGACCGAGCCGTCATGCTCGGCGGCGCGGGTGCACTGCCAATCGGGCTCATTGCCGTCGCGATAGCGACCTCATTGCCGACGACCACAGCGAGTTGGGTGGCTCTCATGACGACCTGGCTCTACCTCGGTGCTGCCACCGCCCTGATCCTGACGCCGTCGGCCCGGCTGTTGCGGCGCGCATCGAACGACACGAACCGGCCAGCCGTGTTCACCGCGCAGTTCTCCCTCTCGCACGCCTGCTTCATCGTCACCTACCCCGCGGCCGGCATCCTCGGGGCGCTCATCGGCCTCCCGTCGACGGCATTGGTTCTCGCCGGCATCGCCGCGATCGCGGCCACGATCGCGGCGATTGCGTGGACGCCCCACGATCGCGGCGATCGCGTGGACGCCCCGCGATCGCGCCGACTCCCTCGAGCCGACGGCAGCAATCGGGCCGTAGGGGACGCCAGGCCGTGA